Proteins found in one Allorhizobium pseudoryzae genomic segment:
- the glgA gene encoding glycogen synthase GlgA yields MKVLSVTSELFPLVKTGGLADVTGSLPKALALSGVETTTLLPAYPSVLEKVGQTSILMSFDDILGERASLIHAKAHGLDLLLLDCPSLYHRSGGPYVDGEGRDHADNWKRFAALSRAAAEIANGALPGWQPDLVHTHDWQSALTSVYMREMGCDLPVVLTIHNLAFQGQFERDRLSAIGLPEHVFTTNCLEYFGDISYLKGGLQTADIITTVSPTYAREILTSRFGMGLDGVLNERVMALRGIVNGIDLDVWNPLTDPYLPRNYDATSLKRKRENRSVLLDRFGLEQDNGPVFSAVTRLTWQKGMDMFAEAADEVLYNGGKVIVFGQGDGEIERALRATAARYPGRMAVHVGYDEPTAHLIHGGSDAIVQPSRFEPCGLTQLYALRYGCVPVVSRTGGLSETIIDANDAAMSARVATGFQFHPVNTEGLRLALRRALDTYADTRNWARLQNQGMKTRFSWERSAEKYAAIYFSLIKRRTEDGLRHSIGA; encoded by the coding sequence ATGAAAGTACTCTCAGTGACGTCGGAACTGTTTCCGCTGGTGAAGACGGGCGGCCTTGCCGACGTCACCGGTTCCCTGCCGAAGGCCCTGGCGCTGAGCGGTGTGGAAACCACGACCCTGCTGCCGGCCTATCCGTCTGTCTTGGAAAAGGTGGGGCAGACCTCGATCCTGATGAGCTTCGACGATATCCTCGGCGAACGCGCCTCGCTGATCCACGCAAAGGCGCATGGACTGGATCTTCTCCTCCTGGATTGCCCGAGCCTCTATCACCGCTCAGGCGGTCCCTATGTCGATGGCGAAGGCCGCGATCATGCCGACAACTGGAAGCGTTTTGCCGCGCTCTCGCGCGCCGCGGCGGAGATCGCCAACGGAGCGCTGCCCGGCTGGCAGCCGGATCTCGTCCACACCCATGACTGGCAGTCGGCCCTCACCTCCGTCTACATGCGCGAGATGGGATGCGACCTGCCCGTGGTGCTCACCATCCACAATCTTGCCTTCCAGGGCCAGTTCGAGCGCGACCGGCTGTCGGCCATCGGCCTGCCGGAGCACGTCTTCACCACCAACTGCCTCGAATATTTCGGTGACATCAGCTACCTGAAGGGTGGCCTGCAGACGGCGGATATCATCACCACGGTGAGCCCGACTTATGCGCGCGAGATCCTCACCAGCCGGTTCGGCATGGGGCTGGACGGCGTCTTGAACGAGCGGGTGATGGCGCTGCGTGGCATCGTCAACGGCATCGACCTCGACGTCTGGAACCCGCTGACGGACCCCTACCTGCCGCGCAACTACGATGCCACCAGCCTCAAACGCAAGCGGGAGAACCGCAGCGTGCTGCTCGACCGCTTCGGCCTGGAGCAGGACAATGGTCCCGTCTTTTCCGCCGTCACGCGCCTTACCTGGCAAAAGGGCATGGACATGTTCGCCGAGGCCGCCGACGAGGTGCTTTATAACGGCGGCAAGGTGATCGTGTTCGGCCAGGGCGATGGCGAAATCGAACGGGCTTTGAGAGCAACGGCAGCCCGTTATCCGGGCCGCATGGCGGTACATGTCGGCTATGACGAACCGACCGCGCATCTGATCCATGGCGGCTCGGATGCCATTGTCCAGCCGTCCCGCTTCGAGCCCTGCGGGCTGACCCAGCTCTACGCCCTGCGCTATGGCTGCGTGCCCGTCGTGTCCCGCACCGGCGGTCTCTCGGAGACCATCATCGACGCCAATGATGCCGCGATGTCGGCGCGCGTGGCGACCGGCTTCCAGTTCCATCCGGTCAACACCGAGGGCCTGCGCCTTGCCCTTCGCCGTGCGCTCGATACCTATGCCGATACGCGCAACTGGGCACGCCTGCAGAACCAGGGCATGAAGACACGTTTTTCCTGGGAACGGAGCGCGGAAAAATACGCCGCGATCTATTTCAGCCTGATCAAGCGCCGTACCGAAGACGGCCTTCGCCACTCGATCGGCGCCTGA
- the glgX gene encoding glycogen debranching protein GlgX → MDGNLQTLTVSPGSWLELGANFDGKGTNFAIFSAHADRIELCLFDPTGKTEIARIEMPEYTNEIWHCYLPGIKPGQLYGYRVHGPFDPENGHRFNPNKLLIDPYARELVGQYDWNDAHFAYDIYHDDKDLTFDERDSAPFTPKCRVIDPFAFDWSSDKRPNVSWPQTIVYETHVKGFTKLNPAIPQDMRGTFDGMGHKATVDYIKSLGITSVELMPVHEFPDDQHLLDKGLHNFWGYNTIGFFAPASRYYGPKGIQGFRDMVRAFHDANIEVILDVVYNHTAEGNELGPTLSFKGIDNFSYYRTLSDNHRYYINDTGTGNTVNTSHPRVLQMVMDSLRYWVEHMHVDGFRFDLGTILGREPEGFDERGGFFDAITQCPILSRVKLIGEPWDIGPGGYQVGGFPPGWAEWNDKYRDTTREYWKGDQNTAPDFAARLLGSGDIYDLRGRRPWASVNFLAAHDGFTLNDLVSYNEKHNEANGEDNNDGHNDNRSYNYGAEGPTEDEGINAVRERQKRNFLATLFLSHGTPMLLAGDEFGRSQMGNNNGYCQDSEISWIQWEDLPETNEALRSFTKHIIKLRQTQPIFHRENWRDGMEVNWFNAGGGYQQPEQWLEGTTLGLHLGRRDLEGQKGVWSDVLLLFNPFEGQVPFKIPPLNKGKWILELTTADPSIRGQEIDQDEDFDLEGRTLAVFRRG, encoded by the coding sequence ATGGACGGAAATCTTCAGACACTGACGGTGAGCCCTGGCTCCTGGCTCGAATTGGGTGCCAATTTCGATGGCAAGGGCACCAATTTCGCAATCTTCTCCGCCCATGCGGACCGGATAGAGCTTTGCCTCTTCGATCCGACCGGAAAGACCGAAATCGCCCGGATCGAGATGCCAGAATATACCAACGAAATCTGGCACTGCTATCTGCCGGGCATAAAGCCAGGCCAGCTTTACGGTTATCGGGTGCACGGACCCTTCGATCCCGAGAACGGGCACCGGTTCAACCCGAACAAGCTCCTCATCGATCCTTACGCGCGCGAACTGGTGGGACAGTACGACTGGAACGATGCCCACTTCGCCTACGACATCTATCACGACGACAAGGACCTGACCTTCGACGAGCGGGACAGTGCACCGTTTACGCCGAAATGCCGGGTCATCGACCCCTTCGCCTTCGACTGGAGCTCGGACAAGCGGCCCAATGTGTCCTGGCCGCAGACGATCGTCTACGAGACCCATGTCAAAGGCTTCACGAAGCTCAACCCCGCCATTCCTCAGGACATGCGCGGGACATTCGACGGCATGGGCCACAAAGCGACGGTGGATTACATCAAGAGCCTCGGCATCACCTCCGTCGAACTGATGCCCGTGCACGAATTCCCGGACGACCAGCACCTCCTGGACAAGGGCCTGCACAACTTCTGGGGCTACAACACGATCGGCTTCTTTGCGCCGGCATCGCGTTACTATGGTCCCAAGGGCATCCAGGGTTTCCGCGACATGGTGCGCGCCTTCCATGATGCCAATATCGAGGTGATCCTCGACGTGGTCTATAACCACACGGCGGAAGGCAATGAGCTTGGGCCGACGCTGTCCTTCAAGGGCATCGACAACTTTTCCTATTACCGCACACTCTCCGACAATCATCGTTACTATATCAACGATACCGGAACCGGGAACACCGTGAATACCTCGCATCCGCGCGTGCTGCAGATGGTGATGGATTCACTGCGTTACTGGGTGGAGCACATGCATGTCGATGGCTTCCGCTTCGATCTCGGCACCATTCTAGGCCGCGAGCCGGAAGGGTTCGACGAGCGTGGCGGCTTCTTCGACGCCATCACCCAGTGCCCGATCCTGTCCCGCGTCAAACTCATCGGCGAGCCGTGGGATATCGGTCCGGGCGGTTATCAGGTCGGCGGCTTTCCGCCCGGCTGGGCCGAATGGAACGACAAGTATCGTGATACCACGCGCGAATACTGGAAGGGCGACCAGAATACGGCGCCGGATTTCGCGGCGCGCCTGCTAGGCTCCGGCGACATCTACGACCTGCGCGGCCGTCGCCCGTGGGCCAGCGTCAACTTCCTCGCCGCGCATGACGGCTTCACGCTGAACGATCTCGTTTCCTACAACGAGAAGCACAACGAGGCGAACGGCGAAGACAATAACGACGGCCACAATGACAACCGCAGCTACAACTACGGCGCGGAAGGCCCGACGGAGGACGAGGGCATCAATGCGGTGCGCGAGCGGCAAAAGCGCAACTTCCTTGCTACGCTCTTCCTGTCGCACGGCACGCCGATGCTGCTGGCCGGCGACGAATTCGGTCGCAGCCAGATGGGCAACAACAACGGCTACTGCCAGGACAGCGAGATCTCGTGGATCCAGTGGGAAGATCTGCCGGAGACCAACGAAGCTCTCCGCAGCTTTACCAAGCATATCATCAAGCTGCGCCAGACCCAGCCGATCTTCCACCGCGAGAACTGGCGCGACGGTATGGAGGTGAACTGGTTCAATGCCGGTGGCGGCTATCAGCAGCCGGAGCAGTGGCTGGAAGGCACGACGCTCGGCCTGCATCTCGGCCGCCGGGACCTCGAGGGACAAAAGGGCGTCTGGTCCGATGTCCTCCTGCTGTTCAACCCGTTCGAGGGGCAGGTCCCGTTCAAGATCCCGCCGCTCAACAAGGGCAAATGGATTCTCGAACTGACCACCGCCGACCCCTCCATCCGCGGTCAGGAAATCGACCAGGACGAGGATTTCGATCTGGAAGGCAGAACGCTCGCCGTGTTCCGGCGCGGCTGA
- a CDS encoding cytochrome c oxidase assembly protein: protein MRRISLILGFLLLNLAWTILVLGDPASFSIHMIVHMAVVTGVAPLLAVGISGTRYDLVSKSPILTPLVASMIELVAVWGWHLPALRALAESAPFFRVLEQVTFLVAGLILWLSCFGGSGVGQEQRRLGGTLGLLFTSMHMTLLGALLSLSPRPLYGEGFVTCFGVPLSAGQDQQIGGVVMLMVGAAVYLAGGVTLLARTLNAPFAAKAREG, encoded by the coding sequence ATGAGACGCATCAGCCTGATCCTGGGTTTCCTGCTGTTGAACCTGGCCTGGACGATTCTGGTCCTGGGGGATCCTGCCTCGTTCTCCATCCACATGATCGTCCACATGGCGGTGGTGACCGGCGTTGCACCGCTCTTGGCGGTGGGGATTTCCGGCACGCGGTATGACCTCGTATCGAAGAGCCCCATCCTGACCCCTTTGGTGGCATCGATGATCGAACTCGTGGCAGTCTGGGGTTGGCATCTGCCCGCCCTTCGGGCGCTGGCCGAAAGCGCACCATTCTTTCGCGTGCTGGAGCAGGTCACGTTCCTTGTTGCCGGCCTCATCCTATGGCTCTCCTGTTTCGGCGGGTCCGGCGTGGGGCAGGAGCAGCGGCGCCTGGGCGGCACGCTGGGGCTGCTGTTCACCTCCATGCACATGACGCTGCTCGGCGCGCTGCTCTCGCTGTCGCCGCGGCCTCTCTACGGCGAAGGGTTCGTGACCTGTTTCGGCGTGCCGCTTTCGGCAGGACAGGATCAGCAGATCGGCGGCGTCGTGATGCTGATGGTGGGTGCCGCCGTTTATCTGGCGGGGGGCGTGACATTGCTCGCCCGCACTCTCAACGCGCCGTTTGCGGCAAAGGCGAGGGAGGGCTGA
- a CDS encoding DUF2934 domain-containing protein, with translation MAVSEEWIKNRAYALWEEEGRPHGKDAEHWERAAQEYKTVNGGAKKAPAARKSKAADAKPADAKPAATAETKPAAKPAARAKAAPKAKEAPASEAAPKKRARKTPGA, from the coding sequence ATGGCGGTCTCAGAAGAATGGATCAAAAACCGGGCCTATGCCCTGTGGGAAGAAGAAGGTCGTCCGCATGGCAAGGACGCCGAACATTGGGAGCGCGCAGCGCAGGAATACAAGACGGTGAACGGTGGGGCCAAAAAGGCGCCGGCGGCCCGCAAATCCAAGGCGGCTGACGCCAAGCCGGCGGATGCAAAACCTGCAGCCACCGCCGAGACCAAACCCGCGGCAAAACCTGCCGCACGCGCCAAGGCCGCGCCGAAAGCCAAGGAAGCACCCGCAAGCGAGGCTGCTCCGAAAAAGCGGGCCCGGAAAACGCCGGGCGCCTGA
- a CDS encoding c-type cytochrome, whose amino-acid sequence MIIRWKYIIAAAVAAPLLALLVAWSGLIGIGASSGHWAVTDWFLHWAMRSSTRTAAMGIDVPPFDNPEMLPMAAGHYEQGCSICHGSPAMDRSAVVFGMLPVPPDLKPRIPLWTDAELFQIVQHGVRFTGMPAWPTQVRKDEVWAMVAFLRQLPGMSAERYSELSGIHADEGGADDTLLTCQSCHDEQRLNGRSLIPSLAGQSEAYLRASLMAYIQQDRHSGIMQTAIQGLDANEVAEFAKYYAEMDRLPIAADAVNPRGADIAAGRQLAMQGRPKDRIPACLTCHEKPDGNPLYPSIAGQSVLYLSRQLHLFRSGERGGTRAHHLMTQAADHLTDADIENLAAYFAGGMPDT is encoded by the coding sequence ATGATCATCCGCTGGAAATACATCATCGCGGCGGCCGTGGCGGCGCCTCTTCTGGCGCTGCTGGTGGCCTGGTCGGGCCTCATCGGCATCGGCGCGTCGAGCGGCCACTGGGCGGTCACCGACTGGTTCCTGCACTGGGCGATGCGCAGTTCCACCCGCACCGCGGCGATGGGGATCGACGTGCCGCCCTTTGACAATCCCGAAATGCTGCCAATGGCCGCCGGCCATTACGAGCAGGGTTGCTCGATCTGTCACGGCTCTCCGGCGATGGATCGCTCTGCCGTCGTGTTCGGCATGCTGCCGGTTCCGCCGGATCTCAAACCGCGCATCCCGCTTTGGACCGATGCCGAGCTCTTCCAGATCGTCCAGCACGGCGTGCGGTTTACCGGCATGCCCGCCTGGCCAACGCAGGTGCGCAAGGACGAGGTTTGGGCCATGGTCGCGTTCCTGCGGCAATTGCCGGGCATGTCGGCGGAACGCTACAGCGAACTGTCGGGCATTCACGCGGATGAGGGCGGCGCGGATGACACGCTTCTCACCTGCCAATCCTGCCACGACGAGCAGCGCCTGAACGGACGAAGCCTCATTCCCTCGCTTGCCGGTCAGTCCGAGGCCTATCTCAGGGCGAGCCTGATGGCCTATATCCAGCAGGACCGCCACAGCGGCATCATGCAGACCGCCATCCAGGGGCTGGATGCCAATGAAGTTGCGGAGTTTGCCAAATATTATGCGGAGATGGACCGCCTTCCAATCGCAGCGGATGCCGTCAATCCGCGCGGCGCCGATATAGCCGCGGGCCGGCAACTGGCGATGCAGGGGCGGCCGAAGGACCGTATTCCGGCCTGCCTGACCTGCCATGAGAAACCGGATGGCAATCCGCTCTATCCCAGCATCGCCGGCCAGAGTGTTCTCTACCTATCGCGGCAGTTGCATCTCTTCCGCAGCGGAGAACGAGGCGGCACCCGGGCGCATCACCTGATGACGCAGGCCGCCGATCATCTGACGGACGCCGACATCGAAAATCTGGCCGCTTATTTTGCAGGCGGCATGCCCGACACCTGA